A genome region from Setaria italica strain Yugu1 chromosome III, Setaria_italica_v2.0, whole genome shotgun sequence includes the following:
- the LOC101768103 gene encoding sulfite oxidase, with amino-acid sequence MAQGALRGPSDYSGEPPRHPSLRINAKEPFNAEPARRDLVASYITPVDLFFKRNHGPIPVLDDIRSYYVTIGGLAGGPRRLSLDDIRRLPKYNVTATLQCAGNRRTEMSKSRKVRGVGWDVCALGNATWGGAKLSDALQLVGVPYHTEITPSGGKHVEFVSVDQCPEEKGGPYKASIPLGQATNPAADILLAYEMNGEVLKRDHGYPLRAIVPGVIGARSVKWLDRIDIIEEESQGFFMQKDYKMFPPSVDWDNIVWSTRKPQMDYPVQSAICSLEDMSAVKPGQVTVAGYALSGGGRGIERVDISPDGGKSWLEAHRYQKKGVQYVAGNVTSDKWAWVLFKAIVDVNSDTEIVAKAVDSSANVQPESVESIWNLRGILNTCWHRIRLLATPNLRSSM; translated from the exons ATGGCGCAAGGCGCGCTGCGGGGCCCCTCCGACTACTCCGGCGAGCCCCCTCGTCACCCCTCTCTCCGCATCAACGCCAAG GAGCCGTTCAACGCGGAGCCGGCGCGGCGGGACCTGGTGGCGTCGTACATCACCCCCGTCGACCTCTTCTTCAAGCGCAACCACGGCCCCATCCCCGTCCTCGACGACATCCGCAG CTACTACGTCACCATCGGTGGCCTCGCGGGCGGGCCGAGGCGGCTCTCGCTGGATGACATCAG GAGGTTGCCAAAGTACAATGTCACTGCCACTCTGCAGTGTGCAGGGAACAGGAGGACGGAGATGAGCAAGAGTAGGAAGGTCAGGGGCGTTGGCTGGGATGTTTGCGCTCTCGGGAATG CTACTTGGGGAGGAGCTAAATTATCAGATGCCCTTCAGCTCGTTGGTGTGCCATATCATACTGAAATCACTCCATCTGGTGGAAAGCATGTTGAGTTTGTTAGTGTTGATCAGTGTCCA GAGGAAAAAGGTGGCCCATACAAAGCATCAATTCCCTTGGGCCAGGCAACAAATCCTGCAGCAGACATACTGCTTGCATATGAAATGAATGGTGAG GTACTCAAGCGTGATCATGGATACCCTCTCCGCGCCATTGTTCCCGGTGTCATTGGTGCCCGTTCTGTGAAATGGTTGGATAGAATTGACATAATCGAGGAAGAGTCTCAG GGTTTTTTCATGCAAAAAGATTATAAGATGTTCCCTCCATCAGTTGATTGGGATAATATTGTGTGGTCAACCAGGAAGCCCCAAATGGACTACCCAGTTCAG TCTGCAATATGTTCTTTGGAAGACATGAGTGCCGTCAAACCAGGACAG GTCACTGTTGCTGGATACGCCTTGTCAGGAGGTGGCAGGGGCATTGAGAGGGTTGACATTTCCCCTGACGGTGGTAAGAGTTGGTTAGAGGCACACCGATACCAAAAGAAAGGTGTCCAATATGTGGCTGGTAACGTAACCAGTGATAAGTGGGCATGGGTGCTCTTCAAGGCCATTGTCGATGTCAACAGCGACACTGAGATTGTTGCAAAAGCG GTTGATTCCAGTGCAAACGTGCAACCTGAGAGCGTGGAATCAATCTGGAACCTGAGAGGGATTCTAAACACATGTTGGCATCGCATCCGCCTTCTGGCAACACCTAACCTTAGAAGTTCCATGTGA
- the LOC101768505 gene encoding uncharacterized protein LOC101768505, with the protein MGADGRGSGGRKGSSPAKPAEGRTSSLLAGLPSRGNFTESDVASSMGGLKVYICLHDTAPPEGQVVKTDTNNILIRALQLSKHKSEAKDMSSKMPGESSRGKRNAARNLDGKNPSKRPNIGSPTGSSAHEESSSGFSELTLQSFTVEKLRSLLKERGLSPKGKKDELIARLRDASG; encoded by the exons ATGGGCGCCGatggccgcggcagcggcggccgcaagggctcgtcgccggcgaagccaGCCGAGGGCCGGACCTCGAGCTTGCTCGCTGGGCTCCCCTCCCGCGGGAACTTCACGGAGAGCGACGTCGCTTCTAGCATG GGAGGCCTCAAGGTTTATATCTGCCTCCACGACACGGCTCCTCCAG AGGGACAAGTTGTAAAGACGGACACAAACAATATTTTAATCAGAGCTCTCCAGTTGAGCAAACATAAAAGTGAAGCCAAAGATATGAGTAGTAAGATGCCAGGAGAAAGCAGCAGGGGAAAAAG GAATGCTGCCAGAAATTTAGATGGCAAGAATCCATCAAAAAGACCCAACATTGGCAGCCCTACTGGATCTTCTGCCCATG AGGAATCATCATCTGGTTTCTCTGAGCTGACACTTCAGTCATTTACTGTGGAAAAGTTACGATCGCTTCTAAAAGAGAGGGGGCTGTCACCAAAAGGCAAAAAA GATGAACTGATCGCTCGCTTAAGAGATGCCTCAGGTTGA